TCTGAAGCCCCGGTAGATGGTGGAAGTTTGCTAGCGATTGCGTCGCCAGCTCTTGTGACTTCCCAAAGGACCATATCAGCTTATCTGGATAGGGAACGCCTCCAGCACGATCACTGATTCTGAAAAGATAGCTCTGATCATTTTCGATGATTGTTACGACGATTGGAGGAGCTTCATCGAGCCCCAAACGAATTGTCTCTTTCACCGTTGCCTCGTATTTATTCCGTAATATCTCTCCTAGAAGGAATTTGAGGTGCGACGGTAGGAAATAGAATTCCAAGTCCGTGTCACCGTGGAGAATCAACTGGGGCATCTTGATACCATCAAAATACATGTTCTTCATGTACGCTTCACACATAGTTCTGGCGTCGTGCAAATATGCCTTTGCGCTACATTTCTGAAAAATATCACCCAAGACTAGCATATTCTCCTTCCTACCGCTCAAGTAGTTAGACGTCATACTCAAGTGCTCTTCCACAATTAACCTTCGACTAATACGCGCTCTCAATAATTCTGAAATGAGTTGGTCCATCTTGTCCTGAGGGTAGAGGTCCAGTATACAGGACTCCAAAGCGCCCATGATCAAATGCGGCAAGTTCAACGAGTTGAAATCAGATAGGATCGCATGCAAAAACTTCGCAAACTGTAGATTTGTCTCCTCATCTTTGATTTCCGGGAATTTCCTGAACCTTTCAAAAATGTTATAGTAGGACTCATACACTTGGTTAAAATGGAAGTTATTCACCAAGTTGAATGGTAGATTCTGTAGACGGTTTATCTTGTGCGCAATACGGACGCACAGCTCTTCCTTGACAAACTTTCCCGAGTTTAAAATTTTTTGCCTTGTTAATTTGCTTGAGTCATCGTAATACTGCGCCAATTGCTTCAACGACATTGGATGTGGTTGCTTAGGCAAATACTTTTCAACCAACACATTTTCATTATGATAGTAATGTTGTTGGTTGATGTACTTGGACTCTGAAGGATACGCACTCAAGGTCTTGGAAATATATGGAGCAAGTTCGTTGATGGACTTCGTTGGAGAATACCGTGAGAAATCAGGCATCTGGGAAACATCTAACACTTTCTTAATACTCCTTTTAGACATTTCTGATGTAGTGGATTCCTGGTCCCTCTGGTT
The Kluyveromyces marxianus DMKU3-1042 DNA, complete genome, chromosome 1 DNA segment above includes these coding regions:
- the PKP2 gene encoding protein kinase PKP2: MSKRSIKKVLDVSQMPDFSRYSPTKSINELAPYISKTLSAYPSESKYINQQHYYHNENVLVEKYLPKQPHPMSLKQLAQYYDDSSKLTRQKILNSGKFVKEELCVRIAHKINRLQNLPFNLVNNFHFNQVYESYYNIFERFRKFPEIKDEETNLQFAKFLHAILSDFNSLNLPHLIMGALESCILDLYPQDKMDQLISELLRARISRRLIVEEHLSMTSNYLSGRKENMLVLGDIFQKCSAKAYLHDARTMCEAYMKNMYFDGIKMPQLILHGDTDLEFYFLPSHLKFLLGEILRNKYEATVKETIRLGLDEAPPIVVTIIENDQSYLFRISDRAGGVPYPDKLIWSFGKSQELATQSLANFHHLPGLQRESLYDSSSQVMERYTQTSLDHMTETNLKKGRFKFEKPLIDLLQRSPRYKLGIGLALCKVYAEYWNGDLTVHSIQGYGTDTVLKLGNLMTNTDRLQLDRV